A single genomic interval of Hevea brasiliensis isolate MT/VB/25A 57/8 chromosome 4, ASM3005281v1, whole genome shotgun sequence harbors:
- the LOC110639603 gene encoding uncharacterized protein LOC110639603 encodes MPFRDSCEDAVGANLTCDFTVGFHFLRTILYDAAILVEYSFLSPERAINVPSNRVTDLAMKRLIITHEAIELFRKNGDQKRAIAYTSSFSSSGLCSQIIQCITSQVGMDEETSRLKGASPKALIKLLLNLDGQGIRLFDDTISKFHAKLALDDSKSDYEQSTFKPEGKKADADVLFYIDNKGEEEDHHEDDKEINESMSAAFVASAQKMRLTENGGRKRKEERNSRKKKKIKLLKHNHSDTSDSDEERSSSVSDDGSGSDSESEVENPISDEDV; translated from the exons ATGCCATTCAGAGACTCTTGTGAGGATGCTGTTGGAGCCAACCTTACCTGTGACTTCACTGTTG GATTCCAC TTTTTGAGAACAATTCTATATGATGCTGCTATTTTGGTAGAATATTCTTTCCTCAGTCCTGAGAGAGCAATTAACGTACCATCCAATCGGGTGACAGATCTTGCAATGAAAAGATTGATCATTACACATGAAGCCATAGAGCTTTTCAG GAAAAATGGGGACCAAAAGAGAGCTATTGCGTATACTAGTTCATTCTCCAGTTCCGGGCTATGTTCCCAAATTATCCAGTGTATCACCAGCCAGGTTGGCATGGATGAAGAAACAAGTAGATTGAAGGGAGCATCACCTAAAGCTCTTATAA AGTTGTTACTAAACCTTGATGGTCAAGGCATAAGGCTATTTGATGATACAATCTCCAAATTTCATGCCAAATTAGCTCTTGATGATTCCAAATCTGACTATGAGCAATCAACATTTAAGCCAGAGGGAAAGAAAGCAGATGCTGATGTTCTgttttacattgataacaaaggAGAAGAGGAAGACCATCATGAGGATGATAAGGAGATAAATGAGTCCATGAGTGCTGCATTTGTAGCTTCTGCACAGAAAATGAGATTGACAGAAaatggaggaagaaaaaggaaagaggagagaaattccagaaaaaagaaaaagattaaaCTTCTTAAGCATAACCACTCTGATACTTCTGATTCAGATGAAGAGAGGTCCTCATCTGTCAGTGATGATGGTTCAGGTTCAGATAGTGAGAGTGAAGTCGAGAATCCAATCTCTGATGAAGACGTTTGA
- the LOC131179090 gene encoding uncharacterized protein LOC131179090: MASSPKPSLLIGENYGLALHQSMQQLLDEIHKETLNLSHFVNMFYRLMQSKIDSPIETIWVYSALSFRSRKTKNQDLSNHILIAEELFQLVSGCSGPCSASKSIALLAPVVFQMYKLVFELLGKDLGGKRMKKAAKEVKSLIGEILGYVSVCCSKDISKESDSNLSVSFSDLVSVWMDGNEGLRAFLPLMSDEICKEISIGGSTVIYLAGVVICEVFLLKLCLDLRMGNRGVELEKELGVGLLAQ; the protein is encoded by the coding sequence ATGGCTTCGTCTCCAAAACCCAGTCTTCTTATCGGGGAAAATTATGGCCTCGCACTCCACCAATCAATGCAACAACTCCTAGATGAAATCCACAAAGAAACCTTAAATTTGTCTCATTTCGTCAACATGTTCTACCGATTAATGCAATCGAAAATCGATTCTCCTATAGAAACGATCTGGGTCTACTCTGCTTTATCCTTCAGGAGCCGAAAAACAAAAAACCAGGATCTTTCAAATCATATTTTGATTGCAGAGGAACTGTTTCAACTGGTTTCTGGATGCTCAGGTCCGTGTAGTGCTTCGAAAAGCATAGCATTGCTAGCTCCGGTTGTTTTCCAAATGTATAAATTGGTTTTTGAGTTATTAGGCAAAGATTTGGGAGGTAAGAGGATGAAGAAAGCAGCTAAAGAGGTCAAGTCTTTGATTGGAGAGATTCTTGGATATGTAAGTGTGTGTTGTAGCAAGGATATCAGCAAGGAAAGTGATTCAAATTTGAGTGTATCATTTTCAGATTTGGTTAGTGTCTGGATGGATGGGAACGAAGGCTTGAGGGCTTTTTTACCTCTCATGAGTGATGAGATATGTAAAGAGATTAGTATTGGAGGGTCAACTGTCATATACTTAGCTGGAGTTGTCATTTGTGAGGTTTTCTTGTTGAAGCTATGCTTGGATTTACGGATGGGGAATCGAGGAGTGGAGTTGGAGAAGGAACTGGGAGTTGGATTGTTGGCTCAATAA
- the LOC110639617 gene encoding probable protein arginine N-methyltransferase 1.2, translating to MGRRKNTNNNNQGSMGFTNAQHQGTKIRFQGEDEELTTESSILDESTVTGDKAIAMDDDSMCEPDVSFVDGDDDKTSADYYFDSYSHFGIHEEMLKDVVRTKTYQNVINQNKFLFKNKVVLDVGAGTGILSLFCAKAGAAHVYAVECSDMADMAKEIVESNGFSEIVTVLKGKVEEIELPVANVDIIISEWMGYFLLYENMLNTVLYARDKWLVSDGILLPDKASLYLTAIEDADYKEDKIEFWNNVYGFNMSCIKKQAIMEPLVDTVDQNQIVTNCQLLKTMDISKMVSGDASFTVPFKLVADRDDYIHALVAYFDVSFTNCHKLMGFSTGPRSRATHWKQTVLYLEDVLTICEGEVLTGNMTVAPNKKNPRDIDIMIKYALNGRRCVVSRTQYYKMR from the exons ATGGGCCGTCGAAAGAACACCAACAATAACAATCAGGGCTCAATGGGCTTCACCAACGCGCAACACCAGGGCACCAAGATTCGATTCCAAGGTGAAGACGAAGAGCTGACCACAGAGAGCTCAATTCTTGACGAGTCAACTGTAACCGGCGACAAAGCCATTGCTATGGACGACGATTCCATGTGCGAGCCCGATGTCTCCTTTGTCGATGGTGATGATGATAAAACTAGCGCCGATTATTACTTCGATTCCTATTCTCACTTTG GTATTCACGAA GAAATGCTGAAGGATGTGGTGAGAACTAAGACATATCAAAATGTtattaatcagaataagtttctatTTAAGAATAAAGTAGTACTTGATGTTGGTGCTGGAACTGGAATTCTGTCCCTATTTTGTGCGAAAGCTGGGGCTGCACATGTTTATGCG GTTGAGTGCTCTGACATGGCAGACATGGCAAAAGAGATAGTTGAATCAAATGGATTTTCAGAAa TTGTAACTGTTTTGAAGGGAAAGGTTGAAGAGATTGAGCTACCAGTTGCTAATGTAGATATCATAATTTCAGAATGGATGGGATATTTTCTGTTGTATGAAAATATGTTAAACACTGTCCTCTATGCACGAGATAAATGGCTT GTTAGTGATGGAATTCTTCTACCAGACAAAGCTTCCCTTTATTTGACAGCCATTGAGGATGCAGACTacaaagaagataagattgaat TTTGGAATAATGTCTATGGCTTTAACATGAGTTGTATCAAGAAGCAAGCCATTATGGAACCTCTTGTTGATACAGTTGATCAGAATCAAATTGTCACAAACTGCCAGCTACTCAAG ACTATGGATATCTCTAAAATGGTCTCTGGGGATGCTTCCTTCACAGTTCCTTTTAAGCTTGTGGCAGATCGTGATGATTACATTCATGCGTTGGTAGCCTACTTTGATGTGTCATTTACCAATTGTCACAAGTTAATGGGCTTCTCTACAG GGCCAAGATCACGGGCTACACACTGGAAGCAAACAGTTCTGTATCTGGAAGACGTGCTAACTATATGTGAAGGGGAAGTCCTAACTGGGAACATGACTGTAGCACCAAACAAAAAAAATCCTCGTGACATTGATATAATGatcaaatatgcattgaatggGCGGCGCTGTGTGGTCTCAAGAACTCAATATTATAAGATGCGGTGA